CGGCGGAGGGTTctcctgtctttttttttttttgtatttgtatttgtATGCCAAGAAACGTCCAgggtaagaaaaatattgaaatggGGTAGCCTATATCTATGCCTGTCTGTATATGATGGCAACGGTCTTGGGTCCTTCAACCTGTCTGTTGACATGTCTCCGCGTGACACGTACCTCTTAGTAACAGCTGGAATACCAACGACCCACCCATAGTTGGCATACAGTCTGGACACTGgcacatttttaaaagaaaagaaaatgtttttggaaaaaataaataaattgaaatcatttatttttattatcagTTGAAAGCCATCGGAAGATGCGAGCGTCAACaaacaattttgaattttgtttttcgtttctctttgaGTAGCCGTAGTTTTTATCTGTTCACGTGATCTTCTTTTAAAGCGGCATAGGGAAGTATTTCGTAGTTGTCATCTGGCACTTGAGTGCTATTGAGTGTTGTGGTGATTAAATAAGAAACTTTGAACTATCCCACAGCCGACAAACATAACTGTGAGATTCATTACCAAACAGAAATGGCTTACTTTATAAGTATTTAAATCATACATATGTTGACAATAAAACCTCGTAAACACTTTCATAAAAAGGAATTAATGGCGAATCAGGTAAACAATAGGCTTTGTTGTTCAGTTTGTCTCCGACGTCATTCGTGGTCTCGGTTTTATTGCTTCAAGCTCTACCTGGAACGGTTTCACGTTCTCTCGTTAGACTTGGCTTGGTTTTGGATATCCAATCCTTCTAAACTCATCCCCAATTCTgcaatgttaataataatgcaACTTAATCTCGAGGCTTTAACGTTTGTCTTTAAGAAATAAATATCCGGTTTCGCGGGAACGAGTCATTGAGTATCAATGCTGCTGCGTTCATGCAAATATATACTTTGCCCCGATTGCCAATTCTGAACGCAAACAAATATCAGGACTTGACTTTCAGacagcaacaaataaaaaaaaaaagagggggggaaGACCTCGCAATTGCGCGTTTGAAAATCCTCATGTCGTTACATCACGCTAGGTATTAAATGTATGTTAACAACGCACAGTGAAAGCGCACGTCTTCCAATAAAATGTCTACGTTGTTCTTCTCGCCGGGTGTAAACATTGGTGATGTAATCGAAGGAATAGCCTGCAGTCtagaaggggggaaaacaGCTCGCCGGTAAATAGCAACTGCGcaacttgttgttgttgatggtgGTGTACGTGACGGAACCggctctcgttttttttcacgatggCCTCCAAGTCTCTATGGTGTCGGTGACTTTCTTCCAGGCAGACACGACTATATACCTGCAGGCGTTTGaatgcatgaaaaaaaaaacaagataatAAAGGCACCCCAAAAACGAGTTTTTCTAGAGTACGTGACCATAAATATAGAATTCTATCTAGGtcttttgcaaaaaaaaaaaaacaactccgAGGGTCGATGGCCCACGTCTGCCTCGATCGTTTTTCTAGAACATTATAAATCAATGACAATGTTTGTGTTGCATCGCCGGATAAAATGGCATGTCAAGGTAGTTAAGGactaataacaaaaaaacaatgaaattccCTTTTTGCTGTGGATGTTGTCATGGTACAAACTACCAGACATGGAGGGGTACCCCTCCTTGTGTGCCATAATCTTGTCAATCTCGGAATCAAAAAGCTGTGGGGGGTAGACAAACTTGTTTGCGTCGTTTCGTGCAAGTTGAACAATAAATATGTTTTCTCCGGTAGCTTCCCGCGTCTGTTTTTCAcgcaggaaaacaaaaaacgtgaTAAAACTGCCAGTTAGTTTATTATGCTgtatttatcatttttgtatATCAGATGTGACAACACGGCAATTGTTCagttcgtaaaaaaaaaagaagaaaaccatTGGGtgaaaaattatgttttgaAATGTGTGGATGGCACAACATTATGATATCGCTTATAAGCCTGACGCATTACACATTATGACTTTAGCGACATCATAAAAATTCCATAGCCTTGAATGTGAGGGATGTGGCGTACACCACGTAGCCAATAACATTTGACACATATCGTTCTGAACTTTCAActgtattttcttttgtataaCACAAAACAAGGAATGCCACAGTTGTTTTTGACAAGTCgagttgaaaaataaaagaaaattacaaattgaaaaaagaggacTCACAAGTCTACTAATACCGACGATCACGATCacgtttcaaagaaaaaaaaaaggcaagaaagcaaaaggaaaattaatttttaaagctGAAATCTAAGTGAAAAGGGTCACATTATCACAAGCCACGACATCTAACAGTCAATTTGTTCACATCCTGACTTTTCCACGTTTCACTTGTTTCTTTCGTCTCTTTCTCATACGGACTGTCCAAATAATAAATCGAATCACTTAATGATCGTATTTGTAGGTTTCGTTGTATTTTCGATGCCATTCAGCGTTGTAGTCGTTGATGTTTTCGCCGCGATGAGCTGCGTTCTTTCCGCTGATTACCATGGCGAACGAGCCGAGAACCGCCAGACCGGCGATGACAAGATTAACACGGATCCGGTAATGATTGCGAGCCTTTTCCATTGTATCCCGCCTATccaaagcaaaataataataatttttaaaaaatattgtatcAGTCTGACAATGAATATTCAAATTCTAGTGCACTCACGAGACGAGAGAGGGAACGTCGGTTATCTTTTTGAATTGACCGCTCCATACGAGCAATCGCTGTTCGAATGGGCTGACCTTATGACTAATTTGACCTAGTAAAATATATAATACTTTAGCACATTATGCAATAGCAGATTGTTGATGTAGAAGAACTTACTTAGGGCTGAGACCGGAGAAATGTATCTGGTAGTTTGGCCGGATGTCGACATCAAACGTTTAGCAATGACGTTCTTAACAATGTTGTTAGTTGCCATTTTCCTGTTCGCAAATAGTCCAATAATTATTCATTAATTAgtgaacttttctttttttttaaatgcgaaAATTTCTACctctaaaaatttttttcctggaTTGGAATGAATTTGATTTCACGAGATGCTTTGAACACAGAACTGCTTTAGTCTCTTGTTGAGAGTTTGTTTGATTCCATTGACGCAAAGCGGCTGCCTTTTATACGTCTGACCGGACACAACCTCGCCAAGATGAATATGGAAATGGTGAGAGGGGAGGAACGGTCGTTGTGTACGACAAATAACGCACAAATAATGTTTTGGAAACCTTGCGAATATACATGCCCGATAACGCTCTTTTTTTGGCACACTTGTGGCTCGCCTAGTAACCGGTCATAGACAGATACTCAGCACAAGGGAACGAGGTACAATAAAATGCTATTGCGTATCCATTTCGTTTACGTGCGTCACTtgtgaaacga
The nucleotide sequence above comes from Daphnia carinata strain CSIRO-1 chromosome 3, CSIRO_AGI_Dcar_HiC_V3, whole genome shotgun sequence. Encoded proteins:
- the LOC130693328 gene encoding UPF0389 protein GA21628-like, with the protein product MATNNIVKNVIAKRLMSTSGQTTRYISPVSALSQISHKVSPFEQRLLVWSGQFKKITDVPSLVSRDTMEKARNHYRIRVNLVIAGLAVLGSFAMVISGKNAAHRGENINDYNAEWHRKYNETYKYDH